A genomic segment from Oncorhynchus keta strain PuntledgeMale-10-30-2019 chromosome 7, Oket_V2, whole genome shotgun sequence encodes:
- the LOC118386475 gene encoding fidgetin-like, translated as MQWTPEHAQWAEQHFDISSTTRSPAHKVEAYRGHLQRTYQYAWANDDISALTASNLLKKYAEKYSGILESPSERALLCSYSDGTPGLLNGRKSESESWQEGIYSMNCGPDVISVNKAGMTAALPPTDVSASIGSTPGVASSLNEPSYSRSNCGSHTTTSLHSGLSSQEYATGYNGSYLHSSYSGQTNPGLPSQHPSPMHSAGLIQPPLPPPPTTLVPSYNVGSPNISNYNYPPAGYPSQTVVAPGYSPGGGPPPSSYLPSRIAAPTPLPLSTLSGYTYQSHNHAPIAPTPLNGSSANSLKRKAFYMTGHGDMDSSYSNFNYNQQRSSQSPMYRIPDNSISDSSRGNGFDRNADVSSLAFKPTKQAISSDQQRKFSSQSGRALTPPSYGSTKSSVGSLRSGESFGKFGSPITGEQSEEHLSHSIAGSDIGRATSSSHVAEEQLKNSDASVVELVTTEILQPGPPVDWSDIAGLELAKAAIKEEILWPILRPDMFSGLATLPRSLLLFGPQGTGRTLLGRCMASQLGAAFLQLSGSALVTKWLGEGEKIVQASFLLARCRQPSVVFISEVDMLLSAHLSEESPVNVIQSELLMQLDSVLTTAEDHVLVVCSTSKPEEIQDSLRRYFTKRLLIPLPDSTARRQIISQLLSQHNYCLSDKEVSLLVERMEGFSGLDVAQLCQEAVVGQLHGIPASDLSAIHPSQMRPISYQDFENGFSKFQPSISQKELDTYTEWNKMFGCSQ; from the coding sequence ATGCAGTGGACCCCAGAGCATGCGCAGTGGGCCGAGCAGCACTTTGACATCTCCTCCACCACCCGCTCCCCTGCACACAAAGTAGAGGCCTACCGGGGGCACCTGCAGCGCACCTACCAGTATGCTTGGGCAAACGACGACATCTCTGCACTCACTGCCTCCAACCTGCTGAAGAAATACGCAGAGAAGTACTCTGGGATTTTAGAGAGTCCGAGTGAAAGAGCGCTGCTCTGCTCGTATTCCGATGGCACTCCTGGACTCCTCAACGGACGTAAGTCAGAGAGTGAGTCCTGGCAGGAGGGGATTTACTCAATGAACTGCGGTCCAGATGTTATATCTGTGAACAAAGCTGGAATGACAGCTGCCCTTCCCCCTACAGACGTGTCGGCCAGCATAGGTAGCACCCCAGGGGTGGCCAGCAGCCTGAACGAGCCCAGCTATTCCAGAAGTAACTGTGGGAGTCACACGACCACCAGTCTACACTCGGGTCTGTCCTCTCAGGAATACGCTACAGGCTACAATGGCTCCTACCTGCACTCTAGTTACAGCGGGCAGACCAACCCAGGCCTCCCCTCTCAACACCCTTCTCCTATGCACAGTGCTGGTCTCATACAACCCCCTCTTCCACCACCTCCCACTACTCTAGTGCCCAGCTACAACGTGGGGTCTCCCAACATCTCCAACTACAATTATCCTCCGGCGGGGTATCCCTCACAGACAGttgttgcccctggctatagcCCTGGGGGGGGCCCACCGCCCTCTTCCTATCTGCCATCCAGGATTGCAGCTCCCACACCGCTACCCCTCTCTACACTCTCTGGCTATACGTACCAGTCCCATAACCATGCACCAATTGCACCAACACCTTTGAATGGCAGCTCAGCCAACTCATTGAAAAGAAAAGCTTTCTACATGACGGGGCATGGAGATATGGACTCCAGCTATAGTAATTTCAACTACAATCAACAGCGCTCCTCACAAAGCCCTATGTACAGAATACCAGACAACAGCATCTCAGACTCAAGCAGAGGGAATGGATTTGACAGGAATGCTGATGTGTCATCTTTAGCGTTTAAGCCTACAAAGCAGGCAATATCCTCAGATCAGCAAAGAAAATTTAGCAGTCAGTCTGGCAGAGCACTTACCCCTCCCTCCTATGGATCAACCAAAAGCTCTGTGGGAAGCCTGAGATCAGGCGAGTCCTTTGGAAAATTTGGATCCCCTATCACGGGTGAGCAAAGTGAAGAGCACCTCTCCCATTCCATTGCAGGGTCGGACATTGGCAGAGCTACCTCATCCAGCCACGTTGCAGAGGAGCAGCTGAAGAACAGCGATGCCAGCGTGGTGGAGTTGGTCACCACAGAGATCCTTCAGCCCGGTCCCCCAGTGGACTGGAGTGACATAGCTGGTCTGGAGCTGGCCAAAGCAGCCATCAAAGAAGAGATTCTGTGGCCCATTTTGAGGCCAGACATGTTCAGTGGACTTGCCACATTACCTCGGAGCCTCCTTCTCTTCGGACCTCAGGGAACAGGCAGAACACTGCTGGGCCGCTGCATGGCCAGCCAGCTGGGGGCAGCCTTCCTGCAGCTGAGTGGCTCAGCCCTGGTGACCAAGTGGCTGGGGGAGGGCGAGAAGATTGTCCAGGCCTCCTTCCTGTTGGCCCGGTGTCGCCAGCCCTCAGTTGTGTTCATCAGTGAGGTGGACATGCTTCTATCGGCCCATCTCAGCGAGGAGAGTCCGGTGAACGTGATCCAGAGCGAGCTCCTCATGCAGCTGGACAGTGTGCTGACCACAGCCGAGGACCATGTCCTAGTGGTCTGCTCCACCAGTAAGCCTGAGGAGATCCAAGATTCCCTGAGGAGGTACTTCACCAAACGGCTCCTCATCCCCCTACCTGACAGCACAGCTCGGCGCCAGATAATTAGCCAACTACTCTCACAGCACAACTATTGCCTCAGTGACAAAGAGGTGTCACTGCTGGTCGAGCGGATGGAAGGCTTTTCAGGACTGGACGTGGCCCAGCTGTGCCAGGAGGCAGTGGTAGGACAGCTCCATGGCATCCCAGCTTCTGACCTCTCAGCCATCCATCCCAGCCAGATGAGACCAATCTCCTACCAAGACTTTGAAAATGGATTTAGCAAATTCCAGCCCAGTATATCACAAAAAGAACTGGATACATACACCGAATGGAATAAAATGTTTGGTTGTAGTCAATGA